The genomic DNA GTTTTTGCGTGGCTAAATCACGTGAATGATCATGTAGTGAAAGCAGTGAAATCGCTTCCCCACTCCCTCTCCGTATCTTCCTATTCTAACACTGTAAACTGCCTCAGCCCTTAGCCTGCGCGGCAGGCGCCGGTTAGTTTTTTTGGTTAGAGTTTAAAGCCTGCTGTGCAGGCGTATAAGCCCTTGGCCATTACAGCTTCGCAAGAGGTTTTAGGAGGACTTATAAACAGAGGGATTTATATATCCTAGGGGGCCTATAACCGGGTTATGTATCGGttaaatcgaagcttcaacatgcccccccccccccccccaccgggcataccccgggcatttgacacctttgccgtcccggggaggagggaatttaaTGATCAGACtcttcccgggggtggggaatttgatccccatgctttaggggtggggaattgaactgcaccctcggtttcatgtaaaatctttggcgtggtgagctatcatgggggacgcggtgttagaggattttcgtggacaggactgtgcctttgtggccaactGGTTTCGAGGAAAGGGATTAAgcaagctttgtgccgtatttgaagtttttaaattttaaaatttttaattggaTTCaagctttgaatgtatgaatgtattttattgttgtgtttacattgaaatacaatacctataccggcgattcaatacaataacataaaataaaataaaataaaataaataaaataaaaagctcaggtcaactactttgaccttcTGCAAGTATGTTTATTAATAAGGggagcgatgatgcatgtcagtgaaatggtcatgatatagtaatctcaataggtggaatcttttttatagaacgctttgtatgttgcatgacgaagaaaagctgagcattcagtgaccttgtagcagcgatttccgccgctttgcacgagacttttgttcgcagtaaatacgctaacagtgtttctcagtttttgttatatttacaAAGATTTTGTTCgtcaactgaaggcgtttccgccgttCTTCCCTCATTTTCTGTGCCTGTGAAATGCCCCCACCCTGTCCCcagggtgggggcatttgatcgcCTTAAtagaccctagtgtggggcatttgaacggcattttggcccgggtaggggggaatttgaacaataattttcaaaaaagtcaaatgcccggggggttgcccgggggggcatgttgaagcttcgatttgaccgatacattagaAAAAGCGCTTCGAATCAAGCTATAGCAGTACTGATCAAAATACGTcttgcatttactggtttttaattaaacTTCAAAACGTCATAATGAAATATCGAATTCAGAGGGAGGCTTATAACTGGAGCCAGAGTGGGCCTTATATCCCAGGGATCGTATAATCGGatgtattatgtttttgtttacagttagATGGGCCAATAACTGTGGGGGTGAGGGTGGGGGGTGGTCGAGGGTTTACGATATTGCATTAATGATAACGTCCAAACCCAAACAGAGCCCACAAGTTCCCCTTCCGCCTTCAAGCAGAAACATCTCCATACAAATAGATCTAGTGGCAACTGTCGGTTAGGAAGTACCTACTGTATACAGAGTAGGACCAGTTTGTACATGTATGAAACTGGCCAAACCAACTAATTTGTCATTACTAGAGAGAAGTCGCTAaaacgttgccatggtagcaaatttTCTGGATAACAACAAgccaaaacgtcacttaaaaagtggattcgcactgtttcaaacttcattgatcttatttaatttcatttaatttgtcaaatgttggcgaaattttgtGCGTTAATGCCGAAAGTACcatatctaagtttagaaaaagaaaaagaaattttttgcgttgtgttcacctactccatagaGAGGGTGCATGAAATTGCAGCAACGGCTaaggaatgtacaaaaaagcaggatgcacgtgcaaagttgttctattgccaatctaaacctattgcattTTTGCTGTTCGCCCGTCGCCGTTGCAGAAACTCCCTATTCTTGTGATCCTgcaattttgctaccatggtaacgtgacgtcacacttctcttctctataGTAGTAGTACAGTGTAAGTGGTCATTTACTCTACATGATAAGATTCATGCGTGGCAGGCTTTTCGAGAACAAATCGCGCCCGGCTGTTACCAGTCAAAGCAGTAACTTGCATGTTTTAAATTGCTTTAGTGAAAACTTAGAATAACTCATATCACAGGGCACCCAGCCGCAAAACAAACTCTTCGAGaccaaaatataaggatttttCTGAGAATTAATAGTTACTTCAACAGTACATCAAAAATACAGATAAAAAGGTATTAATAAGTGTACCTACCTCATAGAGacctatttttgttattttcgtgCCGTGTGAACGccatgccatgatgttctgttTCTGTTCTACTCTTCACTTCACCCTCTCTAcctacctcccccccccccccccccccacctccctcgCTGTTTTTTCCCTAGCCACTTTTTTTTTCGCGCCGTCCCCACCATCAGAAAACTTCGAACAGGCTACTGTTAGTCTCAATTAGAGTGTTCAGGACGGAGAACCATTATTTTTACCCATAAAGGTGCCAATTTCGCTTGTACGTACTGGAGAAATTCCTCTTTCGTCATACTATAGAGTACTCCAGCTTCACAGACTTGAATAATTCGGAGAAagttctatttctttttaacagtgttgatccttttttttctactgAAAAAACTTGATTATTTGTTTACGAATCATTTCACCTCAGAAGtagttattaaaataaaacaaaagcatcTGAAATAGAGATTACTGagaatttttattatcattttttcacTTAAATTGTAATTATATTTTAATGCAATACCGTTTCTGTATAAGCCCGGATGCTAATAAaattgttgtagttgttgttgttggacaAACTAATGCCTGAGCCACGCCTAAATACCCACTTAGGAGGCTTTTTTCCAATTTGCATGGATACCCttacctcgttcccagagttcTCTTTCTTGCTTCGAGAGATAACCCTAGGAACGAGGCTGCGTCTCCATGGAGGGTCCCTGTCAACTTTAGCACAGAGGAAGAAATACAACAGGTGAGTTATCCCAAACGCTCTTGACAATTCTCTCTTGCAAAGGCTTACACAAGTGTCGTGCAGTCGAATCACAAGACACTGGCTTTCAAAAGGAACAAGTTAAAATGCAAGACGTTATACCAAAGAGTAACTATAAATTGATAGCGTGAATCAAATCTGTCATTCTGAAAATAGATTTAAGAATATATTTGGAGGTAGATATCTAAAACTGGTAAGGCTACTTCGACTATCGTGACTTCTGAAACACGGATCCTTGAGATTTCGAGACGGAAACTGCACCTACGAATGATTTCCTTAATGTCTCTGAGCATTGCAATAAATGAAGGTCCCTTAGTCCTCAATCTTcaaaaatgttatataacaacgACTGTTTATTTTGGTAACATCACGCAAAAAAGGCtatgttcttttcttttatcgCGACGAAGTTAAATTGCTCTAGTTTAACTAAAATTATGGGCCGTGAAGGCGAGACAATTGCAACGTCAAGGTCGGGGGTCCGTTCAAATTCTTAAACTGCGAGAAGTGTTTACTGCTTGCAAATCCTACCAAAGTCGAAAGTCCCTTCCTCGTTAACTAACAGTGCAATGAACGCCGTTTCTTATCATTTTATTCATGCTATGGTGTGATGATCGATTATAGATAGTAATATTCGATTCGTATTCTTCACCTTGTTGACAGACTCTCCACGAAATGGATTATAGCTACTTGTGGTCATCTTCTCCCGTATCAACTCCTATGGAAACACCAGCAAATTACGTAAGCACTCCACTGCCAAAGTTCGAACAAATGTCCGGGAAGAGAGACTGCCGATTTCCCGATCCAGCGTCAAACATGTACACAGTTGTACAGTCCCAGTGTGCGCCTTCCTTAAGTCTAACACACAGATGGCCACAAGTGACAACCCCAGCCCAAACAACTGCAGTCAGTACATCGACAAATGGAGCTATAGACTTGGGTTTCGCGACGAGAGGGCAAACCCTCTCAACATCTTCCTCGACCTACAAGGAACTGGAACTAAATCACGATGACGGGTTCCTTTGCGATTTTCCCGGCTGTGAAAAGCGCTACGCGAAAAGTTCGCATTTTGGTACTCACAAAAGGCTTTATACAGGTGAAAAGCCCTATCTGTGTCCGTGGGAAGACTGTGGATGGTGTTTCCGACGTTCCGACGAACTCAAGCGACACTATCGACGACATACTGGAGAAAAGCCCTACGTATGTCCGCTTTGTGGAAGATCTTTTAGCCGCTCCGACCATCGATCGTCTcatataaagaaaatacatcCACTCATGTAAGGAACTGTACAATACTTGGGAGTTTAAAAATCCCTACAAAGAATAGAGAGTAATACCCAAGTTAAAATGTTAACCTATCAGTATGTTGACCTCAATCGAATGTCTCCAGACTCAAAAACTCAAATTCAAGAACGTCGAGTGTCGCCGGATTGATAAGGTACATACTTTTGACACAACTTGTTTGTAGCAAGAACAACTTTTTATTCCGTGGTTCGGCTTCCAATTCAGTGATAAAAAGTTGGCTGCTTGCACAATGTacgtattttatttaataaCACTGAGATTCAGTGCCAATGAAAATAGCAAACTGTGAGACAGTTTCTGAAATATCCTGCCACAGCTTACGGCTGAGTATTAACTTAGAGACGCAGGTGGACGATGTTGTCGATTATTTCTTAcagataatattattttcatgcACGGAAACGCAAAATCAACCGTTCTTGAGGAAATGATAAAGGTTAGCTCCAGTTGTGTCAGAGAATTATGCGCAACtactttctttccatttgttgtACAAAACTTCTCAAACTGTCAGATTTTTTAAGGAGCTGCCTGGCCCAAAATGTGGCATTTTCAGTGCTGTGTCATGAAAATAAATTCACCATGGGGATAACAGACCATGTtgtaatataatataattatatttttcctGTGAGGGTAACTTACAGCTTCTATATATAAGTAAAATGCTCAATAACTTTATATATGCTGTGGTCCACGAATTAGTGGCCATTTATTTAAATTGTTATATATTAAAGAATAGAGACAAAGTTTATTGCACTTCAATTCAAAATTCTGGTGTTAAACAACCCTTGAAATAGATACTAAGACTTTGTTTACCCTGAGCTAATCATTTTTCTGTAACTTAGGTGAACGTATTTAAGGGCATAGGAGGAGAACATGAATGAGATGTAGCATCGATCTAGAGCAGTAAAAActcgcgactaagaacctggtttcTAAGAACCTGTagggctaaaatttgccagttagacTTCCTCTGTGTAAGAACCTGCTCAGCCTTAAATTTTAAACAGGGCTTATATTTTaaactctaaaaaaaattctgtatactTGGGCTAAAGGACTTCAAAAGCCATATGGTCAGTGCTTCATTCCTTTTTCGCACAGTCATTTTACATGAATACTGATTTGGTTTGCACATTTTATATAAGGATTTAAGCACAGTACCACTAAATACTCATagctatcattttttttcttcagaaattaTGAACCTCTTTAAGAaactaaatagcctaaatttgtgctgattaccatttatgtaaggaCTGTTAAGGCTGACTTGGGAAAATGTAGGTTGTTTAtggcgggtttttactgtacttaaGTTCGGGTCTTAGTTGGTTCGCGAAAAAGACGTAGGCTGGACACCTAGCCTGATAGTGGAAGGAATGCAGGTGGTTTATTAATTACTCTAACAAGTTATATAATCATATTTAGTGCTAATTTTGTTAAGAGACTGTGGATataaaacgaaaacaaacaaagcaattTGGAGTTATAATTTCCTGAATAGCAATTTTAATCGAAAACTTCTGAAGAATTGTTTTCGAGTAATTGTTGATGGGTTATAAGAATGTCATAGCCGGTATCTATCGATCGGAAGAGTtctatttaaacaaattaaatacatATATAATATAGGCAACTTGAATAGAGTTATAACAACTCTCAACATGCAAACGGCACTTCtatgcaaaaaacaaaatgtactaGCCAACAATATTGCGAGAAATGAAAATCTTCAAGTTGCATAAGCATGTTACGAATTGAATCAATAATCCTGTGTGGCATTAGTCACCTTTGTTTGCAATGTTTGGAACACTATAAACACTATAAAAACAGGCAATTTCTTAAAGTCAAGATAGTAATAAAACAAACGGACTATTCTAATTACGGTTATTAAAGTAAATGTTAAGAAAAGACACAACAAGGCAATTTGACTTTTTACAAGAGAGTATGAAAACACACTCCAGCCGGTTTAGAGATCATCAATTATTCGGCGATTCGTTTCAACTTTTCGCAATCAAATAACGAAAAATTCACtgttaaaatcaaaataataaacttCCCAGTGCCAGCAAGAGAATTGTCTCGATTTCTCTGACTGTAAACCAAGGAGGAGAAACATATAGGAGCTGTTTCTGAAATCGGTCGTCGTCAAATCGTACAATTTAAGTGGCTTTCATCATTTTGTCTAAAAATCAGTGTTTCGACCCTCATTGACTATCTCACCGTTTACAGCAAGTTATCTGAAAACAaacataactttttttcttattttagatTGTTGACATACAAGTTTTCTTAAAGTATGTAATATTTTTTGCTATAGcttcctttgttttgaaagCAATTTTCACGAGTTTTAGTTACCTTTGTATGACTTTCCAgcggttttctttgtttacattgtttACTAGAGCCCAGCCCCTCTGATAATAAAATGGTGGCTCTTTTCGAGGTTCACAAAAGCTTCGCTTATTgtgttttattatatacatgaGATCTGTTAAATAATGTCTAACAATGATAAGTAAGGTTTTAAACTTGTTTCCCTCCACCCACGCTCTACCGATCTAAACGTCTCTAAAGAGGGCTGCATTACCACACTCGATCAACATGAATATAACAAATACTGATAAATATATTCGGCGTATTTAGAGCTTCTTCCTAGGGTTAACGCTTCCTCCATTAACTGATTATGAGCGGGGAATGTCAACAGCTAAGGGCAATATACCCTTTTGAAAGCCGGGATTTGGGGTTTTCAGTATTCTCTACAAGTTATATTTCAAGCTTGGGATGGACTTGTATATCCACTATAAAAAGGTCTTAAAAAGCGACTACCTTAAACTCGAGTTCTAAAAGTTCTTGCCAGAAGGAATACACTACTTAGTTGCCAAACAAGGACaaatctttaaaaacttttGGAATTTTTGCATCATATAAAAACAGTTGGACTTATCAAAAGACAGTAGAATTTTATCCGTCGCATTTGCATTCTATCGCTCATGAAAAGATCGCGAGCATAGAAAGTTTAATACCTTGGAGAAATACAGTTAAAATTTCTCTACATTAAAGACTATGATTTCAACATGGTATGGTACCTTTATATCGATCAGTGATAATAAATTCTTGGACAAAAAATTACAGAATTCCTCCATACTAAATCATTATAACATATCGCCGAATATGTAACAATGATTTCGATACATAAGTAACGAAAAATTGTTAGATAGTATACATAAGTCAATTATTTAGCCGTTTAGAACTCTTGTTTAAGCACTTTACATGAGCTCTTAATTTTACTTACTACTCCCCAGTTTTTAGCCACTACCATAAAAATCTGCTTTCCGTGCCAAGTGCGAAGGTCGTCATCTTGACTTGTATTACGAACAAAGCCACTTGATTTTGAAACAATAACCCGCAAGTGATGTAACCAAATATAAACAAAGGATCCTTTAAagcaaatgtttct from Porites lutea chromosome 6, jaPorLute2.1, whole genome shotgun sequence includes the following:
- the LOC140941343 gene encoding uncharacterized protein, whose product is MDYSYLWSSSPVSTPMETPANYVSTPLPKFEQMSGKRDCRFPDPASNMYTVVQSQCAPSLSLTHRWPQVTTPAQTTAVSTSTNGAIDLGFATRGQTLSTSSSTYKELELNHDDGFLCDFPGCEKRYAKSSHFGTHKRLYTGEKPYLCPWEDCGWCFRRSDELKRHYRRHTGEKPYVCPLCGRSFSRSDHRSSHIKKIHPLM